Proteins encoded together in one Janthinobacterium tructae window:
- a CDS encoding sigma-70 family RNA polymerase sigma factor yields MMARLAEPLPLRLAGAMRPAGMARYRAAIRPRLQAANDMAAVPGQGAQLQAVLESNYAGLHRRLTRHLGCAELASDSLHDAWLRLGAWTAWSGAALAHSPVAYVFRVACNAATDSLRRNRAWLYADEGDGGGTGAGAAVLVDILADTAAGPERLAELHADVRRLAQAVALLPRRHQQVLEALRVDELTRQEVAERHDMSLRNVDTALRQALDHCARHTGHAALGGTGTTRRSLRLKVRSRTDA; encoded by the coding sequence ATGATGGCCCGCCTGGCCGAACCCTTGCCCTTGCGCCTGGCCGGAGCCATGCGGCCTGCAGGCATGGCCCGTTACCGGGCCGCCATCCGGCCCCGTTTGCAGGCGGCCAACGACATGGCGGCGGTGCCAGGGCAGGGCGCCCAGCTGCAGGCGGTGCTGGAAAGCAATTATGCGGGCTTGCACCGGCGCCTGACACGCCACCTGGGTTGCGCCGAACTGGCCAGCGACAGCCTGCACGACGCCTGGCTGCGCCTGGGCGCGTGGACGGCATGGAGCGGCGCGGCGCTGGCGCACAGCCCCGTTGCCTATGTGTTCCGCGTGGCCTGCAATGCGGCCACGGACAGCCTGCGCCGCAACCGCGCCTGGCTGTATGCGGACGAGGGCGATGGCGGTGGAACTGGCGCTGGCGCCGCTGTCCTCGTCGATATCCTGGCCGATACGGCGGCGGGGCCGGAACGCCTGGCCGAACTGCATGCCGATGTGCGCCGGCTGGCGCAGGCCGTCGCGTTGCTGCCGCGGCGCCACCAGCAAGTGCTCGAAGCGCTGCGCGTGGATGAGCTGACCCGCCAGGAGGTGGCCGAGCGGCACGACATGTCACTGCGCAATGTCGATACGGCCTTGCGCCAGGCGCTCGACCACTGCGCGCGCCACACGGGCCATGCGGCGCTGGGCGGCACCGGCACGACCCGGCGCAGTCTGAGGCTGAAGGTACGTTCGCGTACAGACGCGTAA
- the paoA gene encoding aldehyde dehydrogenase iron-sulfur subunit PaoA, with translation MTECNHINAGRRGLLIAGALSATAVAVPGVAGAAQAVNTAGQAVFSPPPVLMKVSLDVNGRRRSLELDTRTSLLDALREHLQLTGTKKGCDHGQCGACTVMLDGQRINACLTLAVMHEGARITTIEGLGTPDKLHPMQAAFIAHDGFQCGYCTPGQICSAVAALGEIRQGIPSHVSADLNAPPSVTPEELRERMSGNLCRCGAYSNIIEAITEVAGRPA, from the coding sequence ATGACAGAGTGTAATCACATCAATGCAGGCCGGCGCGGTTTGCTGATCGCCGGCGCGCTGTCGGCCACGGCCGTGGCCGTGCCCGGCGTTGCGGGCGCGGCGCAGGCCGTCAACACGGCTGGCCAAGCCGTTTTTTCTCCGCCGCCAGTGCTGATGAAAGTCAGCCTCGACGTCAATGGCCGGCGCCGCAGCCTGGAACTGGACACGCGCACCAGCTTGCTCGACGCCTTGCGCGAACACCTGCAGCTGACCGGCACCAAGAAGGGTTGCGACCACGGCCAGTGCGGCGCCTGCACCGTCATGCTCGACGGCCAGCGCATCAATGCCTGCCTGACCCTGGCCGTGATGCATGAGGGCGCCCGCATCACCACCATCGAGGGGCTGGGTACGCCCGACAAGCTGCACCCGATGCAGGCCGCCTTCATCGCGCATGACGGCTTTCAATGCGGCTACTGCACGCCGGGGCAGATCTGCTCGGCCGTCGCCGCGCTGGGAGAAATCCGCCAGGGCATCCCCAGCCACGTCAGCGCGGACTTGAACGCACCGCCCTCGGTGACGCCGGAAGAACTGCGCGAACGCATGAGCGGCAATCTGTGCCGCTGCGGCGCGTATTCGAACATCATCGAGGCCATTACCGAGGTGGCGGGGAGGCCGGCATGA
- a CDS encoding FAD binding domain-containing protein translates to MRVFSYQKAATPAEAAAAALHTPGARFIAGGTNLLDLMKLEIETPAHLIDVNGLALDTVEMTADGGLRIGALVRNTALAAHATVRRDYGVLSRALLAGASAQLRNKATTAGNLLQRTRCAYFYDTHQACNKRVPGSGCSAIAGFSRPLAILGGSEACIATHPSDMAVAMRVLDAGIDTVRADGSTRSIPIADFYRLPGNTPQLETLLQPGELITSVTLPPPVGGTHVYRKVRDRASYAFALVSVAAIVLPNGTGRLALGGVAPQPWRVLAAEQAMPDGAAAVSERLLAGAKPTADNAFKLVLAQRTIAAVMAQAPDQKG, encoded by the coding sequence ATGAGAGTGTTCAGCTACCAGAAGGCGGCCACGCCGGCCGAAGCGGCGGCCGCCGCCTTGCACACGCCGGGCGCGCGCTTCATCGCGGGCGGCACGAATCTGCTCGATCTGATGAAACTGGAAATCGAGACGCCCGCGCATTTGATCGACGTGAATGGCCTCGCGCTCGATACAGTGGAGATGACGGCAGACGGCGGCTTGCGCATCGGCGCCCTGGTGCGCAACACGGCGCTGGCCGCGCATGCCACGGTGCGCCGCGATTACGGCGTATTGTCGCGCGCCTTGCTGGCCGGCGCCTCGGCGCAACTGCGCAACAAGGCGACGACGGCGGGCAACTTGCTGCAGCGCACGCGCTGCGCGTATTTCTATGACACGCACCAGGCGTGCAACAAGCGCGTGCCGGGCAGCGGCTGCTCCGCCATCGCGGGTTTCAGCCGGCCGCTGGCGATTTTAGGCGGCAGCGAGGCCTGCATCGCCACGCACCCCAGCGACATGGCCGTGGCCATGCGGGTGCTCGACGCCGGCATCGACACGGTGCGGGCCGACGGCAGCACGCGCAGCATCCCCATCGCCGACTTTTACCGCCTGCCGGGCAACACGCCGCAGCTGGAAACGCTGCTGCAGCCCGGCGAACTGATCACCAGCGTGACCTTGCCCCCGCCCGTCGGCGGCACGCACGTCTATCGCAAGGTGCGCGACCGCGCTTCGTATGCGTTTGCGCTGGTGTCTGTGGCGGCCATCGTCTTGCCCAACGGCACGGGCAGGCTGGCCCTGGGCGGCGTCGCGCCGCAGCCGTGGCGAGTGCTTGCCGCCGAGCAGGCGATGCCCGATGGCGCGGCCGCCGTGAGCGAACGGCTGCTGGCCGGTGCCAAACCGACGGCGGACAATGCCTTCAAGCTCGTCCTGGCGCAGCGCACGATAGCCGCCGTGATGGCGCAAGCACCCGACCAGAAAGGCTAG
- the paoC gene encoding aldehyde oxidoreductase molybdenum-binding subunit PaoC: protein MKFTTPATTNPIDQLKVVGRPTDRIDGPLKTTGTAPYAYEQNAAAPHAAYGYVVGAAIAKGRIASLDSSAARRAPGVLAVVTADSAGKLGKGKMNTAHLLGGPDIQHYHQAIALVVADTFEQARSAAQLLDVKYAEQQGVFDLAKAKNTASKPKDGKPDSKTGNFASAFANAPVRLDATYTTPDQSHAMMEPHASIAAWEGDTLTLWTANQMVDWGRGDLARTLGIAKEQVRIVSPYIGGGFGGKLFVRAEALLAALGARAAQRPVKVALTRPLMFNNTTHRPATIQRLRIGATRDGKITAIGHESWSGDLKGGQPETAVMQTRLLYAGPNRMTAMRLAVLDLPEGNAMRAPGEAPGLMALEIAMDELAEKLNLDPIVLRILNDTKVDPEKPSRPFSQRRLIDCLRTGAVEFGWKERQARPGMRRDGRWLVGMGVAAAFRNNLVMQSAARVRLDGDGIVTVETDMTDIGTGSYTIIAQTAAEMLGVTLNRVVVRLGDSDFPVSAGSGGQWGGNSSTAGVYAACVRLRQAVAGKLGFDQAEARFSDGQVSQGERSVPLAQAAANGDIVAEDHMEYGDLDKKFQQSTFGAHFVEVGVDGDTGEVRVRRMLAVCAAGRILNPKAARSQVIGAMTMGVGAALMEELVVDKRDGFFVNHDLAGYEVPVHADIPHQDVIFLDETDPMSSPMKAKGVGELGICGVAAAIANAVYNATGVRVRDYPLTLDKLLRGLPELA, encoded by the coding sequence ATGAAATTCACGACACCTGCGACCACCAATCCCATCGACCAGCTGAAAGTCGTTGGCCGTCCTACGGACCGCATCGACGGCCCCCTGAAAACCACGGGCACGGCGCCGTATGCGTATGAGCAAAACGCCGCCGCGCCGCATGCCGCCTACGGTTACGTGGTCGGCGCGGCGATTGCCAAAGGCCGCATCGCCTCGCTTGACAGCAGCGCCGCGCGCCGGGCGCCGGGTGTGCTGGCCGTGGTGACGGCCGATTCGGCAGGCAAGCTGGGCAAAGGCAAGATGAACACGGCGCATCTGCTGGGGGGGCCGGACATTCAACATTATCACCAGGCCATCGCGCTGGTGGTGGCGGACACCTTCGAGCAAGCGCGCTCGGCCGCGCAGTTGCTTGACGTCAAGTATGCCGAGCAGCAGGGCGTGTTCGACCTGGCCAAGGCAAAGAATACGGCGAGCAAGCCGAAGGATGGCAAGCCCGACAGCAAGACGGGCAATTTCGCCAGCGCCTTTGCGAATGCTCCCGTGCGCCTGGACGCCACGTATACGACGCCAGACCAGTCGCACGCCATGATGGAGCCGCATGCCTCGATTGCCGCCTGGGAGGGCGATACATTGACGCTGTGGACGGCGAACCAGATGGTGGACTGGGGCCGGGGCGACCTGGCCCGCACCCTGGGTATTGCGAAAGAGCAGGTGCGCATCGTCTCGCCGTATATCGGCGGCGGCTTCGGCGGCAAGCTGTTCGTGCGCGCGGAAGCCTTGCTGGCGGCGCTGGGCGCGCGCGCGGCGCAACGGCCCGTCAAGGTCGCGCTGACGCGGCCCCTGATGTTCAACAACACTACGCACCGGCCCGCCACCATCCAGCGCCTGCGCATCGGCGCCACGCGCGACGGCAAGATCACGGCCATCGGCCATGAGTCGTGGTCGGGCGACCTCAAAGGCGGGCAGCCGGAAACGGCCGTGATGCAGACGCGGCTGCTGTATGCGGGGCCGAACCGCATGACGGCCATGCGCCTGGCCGTGCTCGATTTGCCGGAAGGCAACGCCATGCGCGCGCCGGGCGAGGCACCGGGGCTAATGGCGCTGGAAATCGCCATGGATGAACTGGCGGAAAAGCTGAACCTGGACCCCATCGTCTTGCGCATCCTGAACGATACGAAAGTGGACCCGGAAAAGCCGAGCAGACCGTTTTCGCAGCGCCGCCTGATCGATTGCCTGCGCACGGGCGCCGTGGAATTCGGCTGGAAAGAGCGCCAAGCGCGCCCCGGCATGCGGCGCGACGGCCGCTGGCTGGTGGGCATGGGCGTGGCGGCGGCCTTCCGCAACAACCTTGTCATGCAGTCCGCCGCCAGGGTGCGCCTGGACGGTGACGGCATCGTCACGGTGGAAACGGACATGACGGACATCGGCACGGGCAGCTATACCATCATCGCCCAGACGGCGGCGGAAATGCTGGGCGTGACATTGAACCGTGTCGTCGTGCGCCTGGGCGACTCGGACTTTCCCGTCTCGGCCGGTTCGGGCGGCCAGTGGGGGGGCAACAGTTCCACGGCCGGCGTGTATGCCGCTTGCGTGCGCCTGCGCCAGGCCGTGGCCGGCAAGCTGGGTTTCGATCAGGCAGAAGCGCGTTTTTCCGATGGGCAAGTCAGCCAGGGCGAACGCAGCGTGCCATTGGCGCAGGCGGCGGCGAACGGCGACATCGTCGCCGAAGACCATATGGAATATGGCGACCTGGACAAAAAATTCCAGCAATCCACGTTTGGCGCCCATTTCGTGGAGGTGGGCGTGGACGGCGACACGGGCGAAGTGCGCGTGCGGCGCATGCTGGCCGTCTGCGCGGCCGGCCGCATTTTGAATCCCAAAGCGGCGCGCAGCCAGGTGATCGGCGCCATGACCATGGGCGTGGGCGCGGCCCTGATGGAAGAACTGGTGGTCGACAAGCGCGACGGTTTCTTCGTCAACCACGACCTGGCCGGCTATGAAGTGCCCGTGCACGCCGACATTCCGCATCAGGACGTCATTTTCCTCGACGAAACGGACCCCATGTCCTCGCCCATGAAAGCCAAAGGTGTGGGCGAACTGGGCATCTGCGGCGTGGCGGCGGCCATCGCCAATGCCGTCTACAACGCCACGGGGGTACGCGTGCGCGACTATCCGCTGACCCTGGACAAGCTGCTGCGGGGGCTGCCCGAGCTCGCCTAG